One Prosthecobacter vanneervenii genomic window carries:
- a CDS encoding phage protein Gp36 family protein — protein MAWTSITADALKDEGIISASEYASITAVSLPDGVTGAQVVAQVIANAVAEARGYIAANSENILGIEGTVPDELRASVLVIIRHRVFTRLPKMKALLDDLRVKEYDEAMRKLRDVSNGTFKLVQPITPADPDQQAGGGSMQVVNKAKRWATRKKLGGLF, from the coding sequence ATGGCCTGGACCTCCATCACAGCGGACGCTCTCAAAGACGAGGGCATCATCAGCGCCTCTGAATACGCCAGCATCACAGCGGTATCTCTTCCTGATGGTGTCACGGGTGCTCAAGTCGTGGCGCAGGTGATTGCCAATGCGGTGGCAGAAGCACGCGGCTACATCGCCGCCAACAGCGAGAACATCCTCGGCATCGAAGGCACGGTGCCGGATGAACTCAGGGCTTCGGTGCTGGTGATCATCCGCCATCGCGTTTTCACACGCCTGCCTAAAATGAAGGCGCTGCTGGATGATCTGCGCGTCAAAGAATATGACGAGGCCATGCGCAAACTGCGTGATGTGTCCAACGGCACCTTCAAGCTGGTGCAGCCCATCACGCCCGCCGATCCTGACCAGCAGGCCGGTGGTGGCAGCATGCAGGTGGTGAACAAGGCTAAACGCTGGGCCACGCGGAAAAAGCTTGGGGGGCTGTTTTGA